Proteins from a single region of Candidatus Cloacimonadota bacterium:
- a CDS encoding FtsX-like permease family protein, whose translation MLISIVGITIGVISLTVSLALFSGYQKLLKEIILGVNAHIYILKYSNKTINDNEFSKIKSILDTTDAVFSYAPFIYTEGMAINHKKSGNKMAGVILRGIDYESEGQTTRFNEFISKGRFIQKGKYGVIGEKVAKRLNVEIGDTISIITPMNADITFAGIIPKREYIKISGIFSSGMFDFDNSLLFLNIKESQQFLNMNEQYSGIAVKLISDEIQNTSMHSELLLKELGYPFNVTNWIELNSNLFTLLKLEKWVIFIILGLIIVVAGFGMTSVLAMHIFDKKKQIGILKAMGAQNKDIKQIFLHRNIIIGFSGIILGLLLGIILSQILTYTDLVKIESDVYLVDKLIVKNNPIDFVYIVIVSGLIILGSAYFPLKKIAKMDAVSIIRGTKK comes from the coding sequence GTGCTCATATCAATAGTAGGTATTACTATTGGGGTAATATCTCTTACTGTCTCTTTAGCACTTTTTAGTGGTTATCAAAAGTTGCTTAAAGAAATAATACTCGGTGTTAATGCACATATCTATATTTTAAAATATTCTAATAAAACTATTAATGATAACGAGTTTTCTAAGATAAAATCAATTTTAGATACGACAGATGCAGTATTTTCTTATGCACCTTTTATCTATACAGAAGGAATGGCAATTAATCATAAAAAGTCCGGAAATAAAATGGCTGGTGTTATCTTGCGAGGAATTGATTATGAATCAGAAGGTCAAACTACAAGATTTAATGAATTTATCAGTAAAGGAAGGTTTATTCAAAAGGGAAAATATGGGGTTATTGGAGAAAAAGTAGCCAAAAGACTAAATGTTGAAATAGGTGATACAATTAGCATTATTACTCCTATGAATGCAGATATAACATTTGCAGGTATAATTCCTAAAAGAGAGTATATAAAGATTTCTGGCATTTTTTCTTCTGGAATGTTTGATTTTGATAATTCACTCCTTTTCCTTAATATAAAAGAATCACAGCAATTCTTAAATATGAATGAACAATATTCTGGCATTGCTGTAAAATTGATTTCTGATGAGATTCAAAACACATCAATGCATTCTGAATTGTTGTTAAAAGAACTTGGTTATCCATTCAATGTAACTAATTGGATAGAACTTAATAGTAATCTTTTTACTTTGTTAAAATTAGAGAAATGGGTCATTTTTATTATCCTTGGTTTAATAATTGTAGTAGCCGGATTTGGAATGACAAGTGTGCTTGCAATGCATATTTTTGATAAAAAAAAGCAAATTGGTATATTAAAAGCAATGGGTGCGCAAAACAAGGATATAAAACAAATATTTTTACATAGGAATATTATAATTGGATTTTCAGGAATTATCTTGGGTTTATTATTAGGAATAATATTATCTCAAATATTGACTTATACTGATTTAGTAAAAATTGAAAGTGATGTGTATTTGGTTGATAAGTTAATCGTTAAGAATAATCCAATAGACTTTGTTTATATAGTAATTGTTTCAGGTTTAATTATTCTCGGTTCAGCATACTTTCCATTAAAAAAGATTGCAAAAATGGATGCAGTGTCAATAATAAGGGGTACGAAGAAATGA
- a CDS encoding ABC transporter ATP-binding protein, translated as MIIKAEKICKSYFEGIKEKELIVLDNLDFEMEKGKIVSITGISGSGKSTLLHILGTLDKPNKGKIYFNGNDIGKLSDRELARFRNRNIGFVFQFHHLLPELTSIENVAMPMLISGKSYIESLSAADLLLSKLDLSDRKDHYPNQLSGGEQQRIAVARALINNPELILADEPTGNLDKYHSEELIELLWELNKMFSISLLLVTHNEGLAERAEILYKLSDGRLKLRTRS; from the coding sequence ATGATAATAAAAGCTGAAAAAATTTGTAAAAGTTATTTTGAAGGCATAAAAGAAAAGGAACTAATAGTACTTGATAATTTAGATTTTGAAATGGAGAAAGGAAAGATTGTCTCAATTACCGGAATATCCGGTAGTGGGAAGAGCACACTTTTGCATATTCTCGGTACACTTGATAAACCAAACAAAGGAAAAATTTATTTTAATGGAAACGATATTGGAAAATTGTCGGATAGAGAATTGGCACGATTTCGTAATAGAAATATTGGATTTGTATTTCAATTTCATCATCTTTTGCCAGAATTAACATCTATTGAAAATGTTGCAATGCCTATGTTAATTTCCGGAAAATCATATATTGAAAGTTTAAGTGCTGCTGATTTACTACTTTCAAAATTAGATTTATCTGATAGGAAAGATCATTATCCAAATCAATTGAGTGGGGGAGAGCAACAAAGAATTGCTGTGGCAAGAGCATTAATTAATAATCCAGAACTGATTTTAGCAGATGAACCAACTGGAAATCTGGATAAATATCACAGTGAGGAGTTGATAGAGTTACTTTGGGAATTAAACAAAATGTTTTCAATATCACTTCTGCTCGTTACTCATAATGAAGGTTTAGCAGAAAGAGCGGAAATTTTGTACAAACTCTCAGATGGTAGATTAAAACTTAGAACTCGTTCATAA
- the bamA gene encoding outer membrane protein assembly factor BamA produces MRIKIFLFLIFFAFSAVCFSAYDYKYITDISVFGNINVSTKLIESTSGLAPGDIYSQENISQAIKSIYKLGLFKKIDINKVDSEKGVEIIIKVAEYPIIQEILITGNKKIKNEDIRAAINIVKGDYWSDERKFKTQNHILSLYYDKGYRLASVSFDEKELQSNKIGLTILINEGQKVTVKEIRFIGNNQVGDKKLRKIIKTKRNSLFRSGEFKLEKFEQDIIRIEDYYHSKGFIDAAVKSWDSEYDDKGNLILKIEIYEGNQYKIGSVTVEGNYRFSDQDILNQFKFKSGEIFDQEKFNNKLNIVHSLYYEEGYIYSTISQDIKKENDYLNIILNISENTRARVRKIYIKGNTKTKEKIIRRQLAIVPGDYFRQSLLMRSQRNIYNLGFFEPNIGLDYRQINDKGDIDLIFIVKDKQSGTANAGVSFDQRDKLVGFISFAHNNILGNAWRLALQWEFSGIKQNYNISFTNPYLFDTNTLIGFDIYHTKRDWNDWNYRIYRTGGGIRIGTMIPWIDYSKITCGYSLIQKKYEILNSGDEVSHDLQELVDKGFQLTNNIFVTLERDGRDNILRPSEGSLIRLYTELAGGPIGGNENYYKEIVQTNWYLKLFWKVALGMKWRIGYVKEFGESDNVPPDERFYPGGTGPDGIRGYADRSVIPSLEGGRAELICSSEVTFPISGDQIIGVLFLDAGNSYNYLSEMNVRGLKKGAGIGIRIMSPMGLIGFDYAYGFDKEAKNKWQTHFQFGTTF; encoded by the coding sequence ATGAGAATAAAGATATTTTTATTTTTAATATTTTTTGCTTTTTCTGCTGTTTGTTTCTCAGCTTATGATTATAAATACATTACTGATATTTCTGTATTTGGAAACATTAATGTTAGTACCAAACTAATTGAATCTACCTCTGGTCTTGCTCCTGGAGATATTTACTCTCAAGAAAATATATCTCAAGCAATAAAAAGTATTTACAAGTTAGGTCTATTCAAAAAAATTGATATTAATAAAGTTGATTCTGAAAAAGGTGTGGAAATCATTATAAAGGTTGCAGAATATCCGATTATTCAAGAGATACTTATTACTGGTAATAAAAAGATAAAAAACGAAGATATTAGAGCGGCGATAAATATTGTAAAAGGGGATTATTGGTCAGACGAAAGAAAGTTTAAAACACAAAATCATATTCTCTCGCTGTATTATGATAAAGGGTATAGACTGGCATCTGTAAGTTTTGATGAGAAGGAACTACAATCAAATAAGATTGGATTAACAATTTTAATTAATGAAGGCCAAAAAGTTACAGTAAAAGAGATAAGATTTATTGGAAATAATCAAGTAGGTGACAAGAAGCTTAGAAAGATTATCAAAACAAAGAGAAATAGTTTATTCCGGTCAGGTGAATTTAAACTGGAGAAGTTTGAGCAAGACATTATAAGAATTGAAGATTATTATCACTCAAAGGGATTCATTGATGCAGCAGTTAAAAGTTGGGATTCTGAGTATGATGATAAAGGAAATCTTATTCTTAAGATAGAAATTTATGAAGGAAATCAATACAAAATTGGTTCTGTTACAGTTGAAGGAAATTACCGATTTAGCGATCAAGATATTCTGAATCAATTTAAGTTCAAGTCAGGTGAGATTTTTGATCAAGAAAAGTTTAATAATAAACTGAATATAGTGCACTCTTTATATTATGAAGAAGGATATATTTATTCTACTATTAGTCAAGATATAAAAAAAGAAAATGATTATCTTAATATAATTCTTAACATTTCTGAAAATACTCGTGCAAGGGTTCGCAAGATATATATTAAGGGAAACACAAAAACGAAAGAGAAGATTATCCGAAGGCAACTCGCAATTGTTCCTGGTGATTATTTTCGCCAGTCCTTATTAATGCGGAGTCAAAGGAATATTTATAATCTTGGTTTTTTTGAACCGAATATTGGATTAGATTATCGTCAAATTAATGATAAAGGTGATATTGATTTGATTTTCATTGTTAAGGATAAGCAATCTGGTACTGCAAATGCTGGAGTTAGTTTTGATCAAAGGGATAAATTAGTTGGTTTTATCTCTTTTGCACATAACAATATATTAGGAAATGCATGGCGGCTTGCCTTACAATGGGAATTCAGTGGAATAAAGCAAAACTATAACATAAGTTTTACTAACCCATATTTATTTGATACAAATACACTTATTGGTTTTGATATATATCATACAAAGAGAGATTGGAATGACTGGAATTATAGAATTTATAGAACAGGAGGTGGCATTCGTATTGGCACAATGATTCCCTGGATTGATTATTCAAAGATTACTTGTGGTTACTCACTTATACAAAAAAAATATGAAATTCTCAATTCCGGGGATGAGGTCTCACATGACCTTCAAGAGTTGGTTGATAAAGGCTTTCAATTAACAAATAATATTTTTGTTACTTTAGAAAGAGATGGAAGGGATAATATTCTTCGTCCAAGTGAAGGCTCACTTATAAGATTATATACTGAATTGGCAGGAGGTCCAATAGGAGGTAATGAAAATTATTATAAAGAAATCGTTCAAACTAATTGGTATTTAAAACTTTTTTGGAAAGTCGCATTAGGGATGAAGTGGAGAATAGGTTATGTTAAAGAGTTTGGAGAATCAGATAATGTGCCGCCTGATGAAAGATTTTATCCTGGTGGAACTGGTCCTGATGGAATAAGAGGATATGCAGATAGAAGTGTCATTCCTTCATTAGAAGGTGGCAGAGCAGAATTGATCTGTTCATCTGAGGTTACTTTTCCAATCTCTGGGGACCAGATAATCGGAGTGCTATTTCTTGATGCTGGAAATTCGTATAATTATCTTTCAGAAATGAATGTACGTGGATTGAAAAAAGGTGCAGGCATCGGTATAAGAATAATGTCGCCTATGGGCCTAATCGGATTTGATTATGCCTACGGCTTTGATAAAGAAGCTAAGAATAAGTGGCAAACCCATTTTCAATTTGGAACAACTTTTTAA
- a CDS encoding OmpH family outer membrane protein, which translates to MLKTMFSLCPSRFFGNSSGKKMILYFMIFLLVVPVLNAGDFKIAFVDVDRIYNELTEVAEAEQQFQQKVNEWDRELAEKEDEITYLEEEYANLPPIVTDKVKKEKQDLIQQKKRELYELHNELINRADEKQLELMKPISKKVRETINTIAEEKGFDMVLNSAQGSVVYAKNEEMDITNLVLQKLKESTE; encoded by the coding sequence ATGTTAAAAACTATGTTTAGTCTTTGCCCGTCCCGATTTTTCGGGAATTCCTCTGGGAAAAAGATGATTCTTTACTTTATGATTTTCTTGCTTGTTGTCCCAGTATTAAACGCAGGTGATTTTAAGATAGCATTTGTAGATGTTGACCGTATCTATAATGAATTGACAGAAGTGGCTGAAGCAGAACAACAGTTTCAACAGAAAGTAAACGAATGGGATAGGGAATTAGCTGAAAAAGAGGACGAGATAACATATTTGGAGGAAGAATATGCTAACCTTCCGCCAATCGTTACTGATAAGGTAAAAAAAGAAAAACAAGATCTTATTCAGCAAAAAAAGAGAGAATTGTATGAACTTCATAATGAACTTATTAATCGGGCTGATGAAAAACAACTTGAATTAATGAAGCCCATAAGTAAAAAAGTCCGTGAGACTATTAATACTATTGCTGAAGAAAAGGGCTTTGATATGGTTTTGAATTCAGCACAAGGAAGTGTTGTTTATGCAAAAAATGAAGAAATGGATATAACAAATTTAGTTTTACAAAAGTTAAAAGAATCCACTGAATAA